The following coding sequences lie in one Rutidosis leptorrhynchoides isolate AG116_Rl617_1_P2 chromosome 4, CSIRO_AGI_Rlap_v1, whole genome shotgun sequence genomic window:
- the LOC139841618 gene encoding vacuolar cation/proton exchanger 3-like → MASSDTTEETWLPENGVVKSPTVISNCSAHMLSSSSVRKKTDLPLLSNVPSSFIGNIVDSLHEVILGSKLSLLFLVVPVAIAGHYLRLPRPWIFSLSLLGLIPLAERVSFLTEQISFYTGATVGGLLNATCGNATELVIAIFALIQNKVDVVKYSLLGSTLSNLLLVLGTSLICGGLANVSREQMFDRNQSDVNISLLLLSLLCNVIPILYKYAAASNQHLAGDGLNTAKATLNLSRASCVIMLISYFAYLAFQLWTHHHIFESQQAEEVEDNDLNNRKDESAVIGLGSAVLCLVGMTGVIALLSEYLVDTIEAASSSWGMPLSFISLFLLPVVGNAAEHAGAIIFAFKNKLDITLGVALGSASQIAVFVVPLSVIVAWIIGVDMDLDFGLLETGSFAIAILVTAFTLQDGTSHYLKGVILLLCYVVIGTSVFLSDLQSDYMDDNTGVGIQSSKHQISKI, encoded by the exons ATGGCTTCTTCAGATACTACAGAGGAAACATGGTTACCGGAAAACGGCGTCGTAAAGTCACCAACCGTCATCAGTAACTGCAGCGCACACATGTTGTCATCTTCTTCCGTTCGTAAAAAGACTGATTTACCCCTTCTCTCCAATGTTCCTTCCTCATTTATTGGGAATATCGTCGACAGTCTTCATGAGGTCATTTTAGGAAGTAAATTATCACTCCTTTTTCTCGTAGTTCCGGTTGCGATCGCGGGTCATTACCTCCGGTTGCCACGT CCGTGGATATTTTCTTTAAGTTTACTTGGACTGATTCCCCTTGCTGAGCGTGTTAGTTTTTTAACCGA GCAAATTTCATTCTACACTGGTGCAACAG TGGGAGGGCTGTTAAATGCAACATGTGGGAATGCAACTGAGCTTGTAATTGCAATATTTGCATTAATACAAAACAAAGTGGATGTTGTTAAGTACTCTTTATTGGGTTCCACTCTCTCCAACTTACTTTTGGTTCTTGGAACTTCTCTCATTTGTGGTGGTCTTGCAAATGTTTCAAGGGAGCAAATGTTTGATAGG AACCAATCAGATGTGAATATATCTCTATTGCTACTGTCATTGCTATGCAATGTAATACCCATATTGTATAAATACGCTGCTGCAAGTAACCAACATTTGGCTGGTGATGGGTTAAATACTGCAAAAGCAACACTAAACTTGTCCAGAGCAAGTTGCGTTATCATGCTCATTTCTTACTTTGCCTACCTTGCCTTCCAATTATGGACTCACCACCATATCTTTGAGTCACAACAG GCGGAAGAGGTTGAAGATAATGACTTGAATAATAGGAAAGATGAAAGTGCGGTGATAGGGCTTGGGAGTGCCGTTCTATGTCTAGTTGGAATGACGGGGGTTATTGCGTTGTTGTCGGAATATTTAGTTGACACTATTGAG GCGGCCTCAAGTTCGTGGGGAATGCCATTGAGCTTCATTAGCCTCTTCTTGTTACCGGTTGTAGGAAATGCAGCCGAGCATGCTGGAGCCATCATCTTTGCTTTCAAGAATAAACTG GATATAACTTTGGGCGTGGCACTTGGTTCTGCATCTCAGATTGCGGTTTTTGTG GTCCCATTGAGTGTAATTGTTGCCTGGATAATTGGTGTTGACATGGATCTTGACTTTGGTCTTCTTGAAACTGGATCATTTGCTATTGCAATCTTAGTCACAGCCTTCACATTGCAG GATGGAACTTCTCACTATCTTAAAGGGGTGATTCTTTTGTTATGCTACGTTGTCATTGGGACAAGTGTATTCCTCAGTGATTTACAAAGCG ACTACATGGATGACAATACGGGTGTAGGAATCCAATCATCAAAGCATCAGATCTCCAAAATCTGA